In one Lycium barbarum isolate Lr01 chromosome 7, ASM1917538v2, whole genome shotgun sequence genomic region, the following are encoded:
- the LOC132602704 gene encoding protein PELPK1-like, translated as MGSQMKKQWPQFACALVFFLIATCTMAYSPSYKAPQLSKNDYNVPSVPKQEYKTPSLQKNDYYKKPSVPEDNYKKVPSVPKSEYKAPSLPKNDYYKKPLVPEDNYKKVPYAPKVPLAPIPEYKAPSLSKSDYYKKPSIPEDNYKVPSVPKVPSVPKPEYKAPSLSKNDYYKKPSVPEDNYKKVLYVPKVPSVPKPEYKVPSLPKNDYYKKPSVPENNYKKVSYDPKVPSVPKSEYKAPSLPKNDYYKKPSVPEDNYKKVPSVPKVPSVPKPEYRTPSLPKNDYYKKPSVPEDNYNKVPSVPKVPSVPESKYKVPSSVPKPEYKVPSLPKNDNYKKPSTSPPPPYYYNSPPPPSPSPPPPYY; from the exons ATGGGAAGCCAAATGAAGAAGCAATGGCCTCAATTTGCTTGTGCTTTAGTATTTTTCTTGATTGCCACATGCACTATGGCATATTCACCCTCTTATAAAGCACCACAATTGTCTAAAAATGACTACAACGTGCCTTCAGTGCCTAAACAAGAATACAAGACCCCTTCTTTGCAAAAGAATGACTACTACAAGAAACCATCAGTTCCAGAAGACAACTACAAGAAG GTGCCCTCAGTGCCTAAATCAGAATATAAGGCTCCATCTTTGCCAAAAAATGACTACTACAAGAAGCCATTAGTTCCAGAAGATAACTACAAGAAGGTTCCATATGCACCAAAGGTACCCTTAGCGCCTATACCGGAATATAAGGCTCCATCTTTGTCAAAAAGTGATTACTACAAGAAGCCATCAATTCCAGAAGATAACTACAAGGTTCCATCTGTTCCAAAGGTGCCTTCGGTACCTAAACCGGAATACAAGGCTCCCTCTTTGTCAAAGAATGACTACTACAAGAAGCCATCAGTTCCCGAAGATAACTACAAGAAGGTGCTATATGTTCCAAAGGTACCCTCAGTGCCTAAACCAGAATACAAGGTGCCCTCTTTGCCAAAGAATGACTACTACAAGAAGCCGTCAGTTCCAGAAAATAATTACAAGAAGGTGTCGTATGATCCCAAGGTACCCTCAGTGCCTAAATCGGAATATAAGGCTCCATCTTTGCCAAAAAATGATTACTACAAGAAGCCATCAGTTCCAGAAGATAACTATAAGAAGGTCCCATCTGTTCCAAAGGTACCCTCAGTGCCTAAACCGGAATACAGGACTCCATCTTTGCCAAAAAATGACTACTACAAGAAGCCATCAGTTCCAGAAGATAACTACAATAAGGTGCCATCTGTTCCAAAGGTACCCTCAGTCCCTGAATCGAAATACAAGGTTCCTAGCTCAGTGCCTAAACCGGAATACAAGGTGCCCTCTTTGCCAAAGAATGACAACTACAAAAAACCATCAACTTCTCCTCCACCACCTTACTACTACAATTCACCCCCTCCTCCTTCTCCATCACCACCTCCTCCATATTATTAA